Genomic DNA from Amycolatopsis alba DSM 44262:
GACTGGTGCGCCAAGGGGGCGAACGTGCGGTTCCAGGACATCCCGTCGCTGAGCCCGATCTTCACCCACGTCCTGGGCATCAACGGCGCCCAGGGTGACGCGGCGAACTGGCTGGCCGAGCGGTTCGCCGGGAAGCCCGCGCCGGGGAACTGCGGCCAGTTCTAGACGACGGGCCCAGGACGCCGGGCCGGGCGGCTACCGATATCGTCAAGGGATGCTTGTGATCGTTCGTGAGCACCCGTGCGGCCGGACGCGGTGAGCCGCTCCGCCCTCGAGCCGGAGCAGGTCGGGCGGAAGGTGCGGTTGCGCGAGGTCGGCCTCCGGGACCGGCGGGTCTTGATGGGCTTCGATCGTGACATGGCCCGCGAGGCGTCGACGCTGATCGGCGGCGGTCACCGGCACTGGGCCTCGCACCGTTCGGGTTCCGCGGGCGACGACATCCACTTCGGCATCGAGACGGTCCGCGGCCGGATGCTGGTCGGGTCGGTCTGCACCATCGGCGCCGACCCGGTGACCGGCCGGTTCGGTTACGGCATCGGGATCGCCCCTCGCCACCAGCGCTGCGGATACGCCGCGGACGCCATCACCGTTCTCCTGGCGCATATGTTCGAGCAACGCGGCTTCCGCAAATGCGAGGTCACCGTGTACGGCGGCAACCTGGCGTCGCTTTCGCTGCACGCCGGCCTCGGCTTCCGCGAGGAAGGCAGGCTGCGCGACACCGAAGTGGTGCGCGGCGAGATCAAGTACCTGGTACGGATGGGCATCACGGTGGAGGAGTTCGCCGCACGTCCCGCCGAAGCCCCCGCCGACCTCGGCGGACGCGGCCAGCACCGGCGGCCCCGCCGCGGCAAGCACTGGCGCGCGCCCGCCGCGGTCAGCGGCTGAGCATCCCGGACTCGTAGGCGAAGACGACGGCCTGCACGCGGTCGCGGAGGCCGAGTTTCGTCAGGATGCGGCCGACGTGGGTCTTCACCGTCCCCGGCGACAGGTACAGCTTCTCGGCGATCTCGGCGTTGGACAGGCCGCGGGCCAGCTGCCGCAGTACCTCGTTTTCGCGCCCGGTGAGCAGGGCGAGCCTTTCGTCGGAAGCCGAGGCGGGCAGGCCGGTGACGACGCGGTCGAGCAGCCGCCGGGTGACGGTGGGCGCCAGCGTGGCCTCACCGGCGGCGACGACGCGGACGCCGGAGAGCAGGTCCGGCGCCAGCGCGTCCTTGAGCAGGAAGCCGCTGGCCCCCGCCTGGAGCGCGGCGTAGACGTACTCGTCCAGATCGAAGGTGGTCAGCACCAGGACACGGGCGCGATGGGCCGCGGCGATCGCGACGGTGGCCTCGACGCCGTCCATCTCGGGCATCCGGATGTCCATGAGCACGACGTCGGGATCGAGGTCCGCCACCAGCCCGACGGCCTCCGCGCCGTCGCCTGCCTCGCCGACGACGTCGATGTCGTCCGCGTTCTCCAGGATCATCCGCAGGCCGGTGCGCACGAGCGCCTGGTCGTCGGCGATCACCACCCGGATCGTCATGACGGCAGGGTCGCGCGGACGGCGAAACCGCGGTCCGGCCGCGATCCCGCTTCGAAGGTGCCGCCCAGTACGTTCACTCGTTCCCGCATCCCTTCGAGGCCGTGCCCGGTGCAGGACGGCGGTTCCGCCGCGACGCCGTCGTCGGTCACCTCGATCTCCAGTGCCACCGGCCCGTATCGCATCACGATAGTCACCGACGCGTCCGGGCCGGCGTGCTTCAGTACGTTCGTCAGCGCCTCCTGCACGATCCGGTACGCCGCGAGGTCCACTGTGGACGGAAGCGGCCGCGGTTCCCCTTCGACCAGGAACTCGACCGGCGTGCCCGCGGACCGGACGTCGGCGACCAGCCGCGGCAGCCGTTCCGCACCGGGCCGCGGTTCCCAGTCCGGCTCGTCCTGGCCGAGCGCCCCGAGCAGCCGCCGGATCTCGCTCAACGCGGTCCGCCCGGTGCCGACGACGGCGTCCATCGCCTCACGTGCTCGCTCGGGCCGCCGGTCCATTTCCGCCTGGGCGCCTTGGGCTTGCAGCACCATCACGGAAAGGGAGTGCGCGACGACGTCGTGCAGTTCGCGGCTGATCCGGCCGCGTTCGGCGGCCACGGCCAGCGCGGCCTGGGTGTCGCGCTCGCGTTCGAGATCGGCGGCGCGCTGCTCCAGCACCGACAGGCGGATCCGGCGCTGCCGCGTGTTCAGCCCGGCCAGCCACGCCACCGCGAGCGACAGCCCGATGCCGGGGAAACCGCCCCAGTCCTGCACTTGCCTGTGGTCGGTGTCGACGTCGAAGGGCGCCAACGGGTCGATGATGATGATCCGCGGCGGTGGCGGTCCCGGTTCCCGCGAATTCGCCTGGGAGGCATGGAACGTCCACGCTCCCGCGACGAGCAGCCCTGCCGCCAGCAGCGTCACGGAGAGCCGCCGCGATCCCCATGCCGCGACGGAGAAGAGGCCGATCAACGGCACCACGTCGACCGGGCGGAGATCGTTGCCCATGGCCAGGTGGAGGAGTGACACGGCCATCCCGGCCGAAAAGGTGATCAGCGGATTGCGATGGCGGACCAGCAAGGAAGCCAGACCCGCCAAGGAAGTCAGCCACCACTCCAGACCTTCCGGATCATCGGCAGAGACCACAGTGGACAGTCCGATGAGTACGGTCAGCCCGACGTCGACGGCCCTGGGGTGGCTTCTGAGGTTGACCAGCACCAGCCGAGCGTAATCCCCGATCGGACGCAGCGGATCCGCCTCACGGCAGACATCGGGATACGACCTGCGGCAGACGCGCGAATACGCCGCCCGGTCCCAGGCTGGGGAACGGAAGATCCTCGACAGAACGGAACGCTCATGAGAAGGCTTCTCGTCGCAGTGGCGGTCATCGCCGGCCTGGTGTCCCTCGCGAGCCCGGCTTCGGCCGTCCCGCGGCTGACGTTGCCGCCGCCGACCGGCTCCTATCCCGTCGGTTCCACCGACCTGCACCTGGTCGACCGGGCGCGCAAGGACCCCTGGGTGCCGACGGGGCCACGAGAGCTGATGGTGTCGATGTTCTACCCGGCGCTGCTGCCGGTCGGCCCGAAACGGCCGTATCTCACCTTGGCCGAGGCCAAGATGTTCCTGGCCGGATCGGGCCTGCCCGACATCGACCCCGCACGGGTCGCCGGGATCCGGACCAGCGCACGGGTCGACGCCCCGCCCTTGCCGGGGAAGCGCGCGCTGGTCGTCCTGTCACCGGGGTTCAACAAGCCGCGCACCACACTCACCGGGCTGGCGGAAGAACTGGCGAGCAAGGGTTTCGTCGTCGCGGTGGTCGGCCACAACTACGAGGCTTTCGCCACCGGCTTCCCCGACGGGCACGTCACCGACTGCGTCGCGTGCGGGTCGGACTCGAAGCTGCTCCCGCCGGTGCGCGCCGCGGACGTCTCGTTCCTTCTCGACACGCTGACCAGTGCTTCGTCGCCGTGGTCCCGGCTGATCGACCGGACGCGGATCGGCATGGCCGGGCATTCCATCGGCGGGTACAGCACGCCGACGGCGATGGTCGCCGACCAGCGGATCCGGGCGGGCGCCGATCTGGACGGCAGGCTGTGGTCGCCGATCCCCGCGTCCGGGATCGACCGGCCGTTCCTGTTGCTCGGCCGCGAAAGCGAGTACACCCCGGCCGGTCCGGACACGACCTGGGCCGCCAACTGGCCGAACCTCACCGGCTGGAAACGCTGGATCAGCGTCGCCGCGGCCGCGCATCCGTCCTTCACCGATGTCGGCGTACTCGGTGAACAGCTCGGCTTGAGGGAACCCGGTGTGCTCGACGGCGCGCGCGGAATGCAGCTGACCAGGGCGTATGTCTCGGCGTTCTTCGACAAGCACCTGTACGGCGGGCGTCAGCCGCTGCTGGACGGGCCGGTGGCGGGCAACCCCGAGATCAAGTTCTGGAACTAGCCCAAGGAGACACCGGTGAGGTCGTCGGACAGCTTCCACAGCCGCGCGGCCTCACCGGCGTCGATCGCGTAGGGGCGCACGCCGACCCACTCGCCTTCTTCCTCGGCGATCTCGGCGACGTCGCAGTCCTCGCAGTACAGCCCGCCCAGTCCGTCGAGCGACGGTGACGTCGCCGCCCAGACCTGGGTGGCCGCGCCCTGCTCAGGCGACTTGAAATCCGGGTCGGCCTGGTTGCCGTGCTCGTCGATCCAGCCACGCTCGACCATCTCCTCCGGCCGCAGATGCCGCTGCAGGGGAGTGAGGATCGCGCCCGGATGCAGGCTGAACGCGCGGATCCCGTGTCCGGCGCCGAGCTTGTCCAGGTGCACTGCGAACAGCACGTTCGCCGTTTTGGCCTGGCCGTAGGCGAGCCACCGGTCGTAACCGCGCTCGAAGTGGACGTCGTGCCAGCGCATCGGCGAGGAATGGTGGCCGGAGGAGGCGACCGTGACGACACGGGCACCGCCGGACGCCGTCAGCGCGGGCCAAAGACGGCTCACCAGGGCGTGGTGGCCGAGGTGGCAGATCGCGAAATGCGACTCCCAGCCGCGGCCGACCCGTCGTTCCGGCGCGGCCATGATCCCGGCGCCGGCGATCAGCAGGTCGATCGAGCGTCCCGTGTCGAGGAACCGGTGGGCGAAGGCCTCGACGCTTGTCAGGTCGGCGAGGTCGAGCTCGCCGACCTCGGTGCCGGAGATCCCGGCGAGGGCCGCTTCCGCGTCGGCGGGACGGCGGGCGGGGACGACGACGTGCGCGCCGGCGTTCGCCAGCGCACGGGTGGTTTCCAGGCCCAGCCCCGAATATCCGCCGGTGACGAGTGCGAGCTTGCCCGAAAGGTCGATCCCGTCCAAGACCTCCGCGGCGGTGCTGCGCGCGTCGAAGCCGGACCCGATCTTGTGCTGTGAGGTGATCATGCGGCGAACGGTAGGAGCTAGAGGGCTCTCTAGGTCAACAGCTAGGGTCGTCCGCGTGACGGAACTCGCGATCGGCCAGGTCACCGACCGGACGGGCCTCAGCGTGCACGCCCTTCGCTTCTACGAGAAGGAAGGGCTGCTCGCGGCACCGGTGAAGCGGGACACGAACGGCCGTCGCGTGTACACCGAGTACGACGTCGAATGGCTGGTGAACTGCACGAAGTTCCGGGCGTCCGGAATGCCGCTCGCCACGATCCGCGAGTTCGCCGAACTCGTCCGGCAGGGGCCGGGCAACGAGGAAAAGCGGCTGGGACTGCTACGGGCGCATCAGGACACCGTCCGCGACCGGATCGCCGAACTGGCCGACTGCCTGGAGCTGATCAGCCGGAAGGTCGAGGTCTACGAAGAACATGTCGCGCGGGGAACGGCGGACGCGCTCTGGCGCTGATCGAATGTCCTTAATGGACATTCGACAGTACCCGATCGGTGCAACGTTTCGCCTGGCAAGGGACGCGAACGGCCCCTAGAGTTTGCCGCTCGTGACCTGCGAGGTGAGGCGATGCGATCCTTCGGCGCGGTGGATCCGGTCAAGATGGCGCTCGCCGGGCTCACCACGATGGCTCTCGGGATGGCGGCGGCGCTCAACGCCGACGCCCTGCCGGTGATCGGCGGCGGCACGACGTATTCCGCGGAATTCTCCGACGCGGGCGGGCTTCGCGCGGACAACGACGTCCGGATCGCCGGGGTGAAGGTCGGCAAGGTGTCCGAGATCGACCTCGAAGGCGATCGCGTGCTCGTCTCTTTCCGGGTGAAGGACGCCTGGCTCGGCGACGCCACGAGCGCGTCCATCCGGATCAAGAACGTCCTGGGGCAGAAGTATCTGGCGCTGGACCCGCGCGGCGAAGCGATCCTCGACCCCGGCGACGCGATCCCGCTGCGGCGGACCACCGCGCCATACGATGTCCTTGAAGCGTTTCGGGATCTGTCGAAGACCGTCGACGCCATCGATGTCGATCAGCTCGCCAAGAGTTTCGACGCGATCTCGGCCACCTTCGCCGATACTCCCGCCGATGTCCGCGCCGCGCTCGACGGCGTCTCGAAGCTGTCCGGCACCATCGCCTCACGCGACCGGCAACTCCGGACGTTGGTGGCGAACACGCGACAGGTCTCGCAGACCCTCGTCGACCGCGACACCGAGGTCCAGCGGCTGATCCAGGACGGCAACGCCCTGCTGCGCGCGATCTCCACCCGGCAGCAGGCGATCAAGGATCTGCTCGACGGCTCGAAACGGCTCGCGACCGCCCTCGACGGCATCATCGTCGACAACGACGGGCAACTCGGGCCGGTGCTCGAACAACTCGACCGGCTGACGTCGATGCTGCAGCGCAACCAGGATTCGCTGGCCAAGGGGATCGCCGCGTTCGCCCCGGCGATCCGGGTGCTCACCAACGTCGCGGGCAACGGGCACTGGATCGACGGCTACCTGTGCGGGCTGATCCTGCCCTCGTTCGGCCCGCTCAACGAAAAGGGCTGCTTCGAGAAGTGAGCGGAAGGGGCGCCGGTGGCCGTTCGGTCGGGCTGGTCGTGAGTGGCGATTCGGGTTAGCGCGGACCAGCATTTGCCTACCTACGCCTGACCTGCGCGAGGGTGGCGGTTCCGCGGCTGTCGGCTCGACGGTGAAGGAATCAGGACGTTCAACGTCCTGATTCCTTCACCGTCACGGGGGTCGCCCGGTCTCGGATCTTGATCAAGGTCGTGCCGGTCATGTCCGGAAACTTCCCCCGTGGACCACACCCGCATCAGCACAAGCTCGACCCGGCACCGAGACGAAGCAGGCCGAGCGTGGAGGATTCCGGACGTTCAACGTCCTGAATCCTCCACACTCGACCGCCAGTCGCACCAGTGGGGTAATACCGGTCCGTTATTGAGGGGTAAGTCAGATGTGTCCTGGCAGGCGGCGAGTCCGTGAAGGCATCCTTCGCGTCAAGCCCTGCCGGGTTCTCTGGTGCCCTTGGCCGCACTTCGGGATGTCTCAAAGGGGGCCTTCAGGACGGTGAACGTCCCACAGGGGGCCTTCGAGACACGGCGCCCGAGTCGCCCGATCCCAGGTCGCCCCGAATGTGGCATTGGGGACACTCAACGTCCCCAATGCCACATTCGGCGCACACCCCAACGACACGACACGTTTGCCTTACCCCTCAATAGAGCCCGAATCGCCACTCACGACCAGCCGCACCGACGCCGTCCGTCAGGGCTTGGTGCGCCGCAACCAGAACAACCCGATCACCGGCAGCACCAGCGGGATGAAGAGATAGCCCTGTCCGTACACCGACCACACGGTGGCGTGCGGGAAGGCCTCGCGGTCGAAGAGGCTGAACGTGCCGACGGTCAGCACACCGAGCAGTTCGATCCCGCAGGCGGCCAGCGCGATCCGCCACCAGCCCGCGCCGCGGCGGGCCAGCGCCACGGTGGCCAGTAGATAAACCACGGCCGCGAACGCGGAGAGTATGTAGGCCAGCGGAGCTTCCTGGTACTTGGTGCTGATCTGCACGGCGGCGCGCGATGTCGCCGCCAGCGCGAAGATCGCGTACACCGCGACCAGGATCCGTCCGGGGCCGGAGGTCTTGTCCGGGTGGGTGTCCACCGTCTTCTCCTCGGTTTCTTCAGGCACTGGCGCCCGCCCAGACCTCGTGCAGCCGGAGCACCATCACCGGGATGGCGAGGCAGGCGATCCCGAGGATCGCGGTGCTCGACCGGGTCCGTTCGGCCAAGGCCCAGAACGTCCCGAGCGGCAGCACGACCAGGCTGCCGATCAGGTAGGCGAGATAGGTGGCCATGCTGCCCGGACGGTCGCCGCCGAGCAGCAGCACGACACCGATCACGAGCTGGGCCACCAGGAGGAGTTCGACGACGGCGAGGCCGGTCAGCAAGGCGTTGTCGGGGAGTTTTTTACGCACGGACTGCACGAAACTCCACACCGCGACCAGCGACGCGCAGATCGCGACGGTCACCGCGAAGCCTGTGATCACGCCCGCCTCCTTACCTGCTCCACCGGCGACAACGTACCTCCGGGCCGATCATCGCCGACGGGCGACCGGTGACGGGCGTGGCGGGCACCACGGAACGAGCAGTGGTCCAGACCTCGGGTGAATAGATCACGAAGCGCGCCGGGTTGGCGCTCTGTCAATTCCCCGGTGCCTGATTGTGATCGGCGGCGCTACCTGGGATTACGTCGCAGGTACGTTCCTGTTACACACCGACCGGGTGGTTGAAAACAGAGTTGATCTCACGCTGGGTACCCTTACCATTCGGTAGGTTTCGAATTCACGTCCCTGAACAGCCCATCCGAACCCCCGGTATGGCGGATTGGCCGTTTGCTTTCCGGCGGGTGGAATATTCTCCATCGCGATGGTGCACATGGCCCATCCGATTGGTGCCGAAGGAGGGGGCGCTCGATGGACGTCCGGTACGAAGCATATTGCTTCGCCGATCCGCTGTTCTTCGATGAGCAGCAGGAAACCGGGAACGCCGCCGACGATTTCGCCTCCCTGTTGCCCGCTCCCGAGTCGGGCTGGCGCACCGGGGTGCGCGGAGTGTGGCGGATGCTGCACCCTGTTGCTCGGAACCTTCCCTTGCAGGGCTGGAAAATCCATGTGTCGGCCGGGCTGGGCAACGCTGAGCGAGTGCTCGCGAAGGTGCACGAGCATTGTCTTGAGCACACGCTGTCCTACAAGCACCTGCGTTCGCGGAGCACACTGCTGGCCAGAAATTCCAAATACGCTCCGCGTGACGGGAGTGGCAAGTTACTGACTCTTTATCCAGCTGACAACAACGAGCTCGAGCGCGTTCTCGTCGAGCTGTCCGTGAAGCTCGACGGGGAGCCCGGCGCCTACATTCTCAGTGATCTTCGATACGGTGCCGGTCCGCTCTACGTCCGTTATGGCGGATTCGCAGAGCAATGGGTCGAACTCGACGGAAAACGTGTCCTCGCGGTGCGCAAACCGGACGGAACCTTGGTTCCGGACAAGCGCGAGCCGACCTTCTCCGTACCTGACTGGGTGACGATTCCGGAGTTCCTCGCGCCTCATCTCGCGGCTCGCAAGAGCGGCGGAGTGGATCAGTTCCCCTATCGGGTGAAAAGTTCACTGCACTTCTCCAACGGTGGCGGCGTGTACCTCGCCGACCGGAACGCCGACGACGAGCGCGTGGTCCTGAAGGAGGCCAGGCCGTTCGCCGGCCTGGACCGCGACGAGATCGACGCCGTCGAACGCCTCCGCCGCGAGCACGAGGTGCTGGAGCGGCTGAAGGGTGTCGACGGCATCCCCGCCGCCTTCGAGCGCTTCACCGTCTGGGAGCACCACTTCCTGGCGATGGAGTACATGCCGGGCATCTCGCTCGGCAACTGGCTCGCCCGCAACTACCCGCTCACCCGGCGGGACACCACCGAGGCCGACATCGCCGCGTACACCGAACGCGCGCTGGCGCTGGTCGGGCGGGTGGAGAAGATGGTCGGCGACGTGCACGGCCGCGGGATCGTCTTCGGCGACCTGCATTCGCTGAACATCCTGGTCGACGGGGACGAAAAGGACGACACGGCGGTCTCGCTGATCGACTTCGAGATGGCGTCCGACGTCGAAAGCGGCGACCGGCCCGCGCTCGGCGCGCCAGGGTTCCGCGCCCCCCGCGACCGGAACGGGTTCGAGG
This window encodes:
- a CDS encoding GNAT family N-acetyltransferase; the protein is MRPDAVSRSALEPEQVGRKVRLREVGLRDRRVLMGFDRDMAREASTLIGGGHRHWASHRSGSAGDDIHFGIETVRGRMLVGSVCTIGADPVTGRFGYGIGIAPRHQRCGYAADAITVLLAHMFEQRGFRKCEVTVYGGNLASLSLHAGLGFREEGRLRDTEVVRGEIKYLVRMGITVEEFAARPAEAPADLGGRGQHRRPRRGKHWRAPAAVSG
- a CDS encoding MCE family protein, with protein sequence MRSFGAVDPVKMALAGLTTMALGMAAALNADALPVIGGGTTYSAEFSDAGGLRADNDVRIAGVKVGKVSEIDLEGDRVLVSFRVKDAWLGDATSASIRIKNVLGQKYLALDPRGEAILDPGDAIPLRRTTAPYDVLEAFRDLSKTVDAIDVDQLAKSFDAISATFADTPADVRAALDGVSKLSGTIASRDRQLRTLVANTRQVSQTLVDRDTEVQRLIQDGNALLRAISTRQQAIKDLLDGSKRLATALDGIIVDNDGQLGPVLEQLDRLTSMLQRNQDSLAKGIAAFAPAIRVLTNVAGNGHWIDGYLCGLILPSFGPLNEKGCFEK
- a CDS encoding SDR family NAD(P)-dependent oxidoreductase, producing the protein MITSQHKIGSGFDARSTAAEVLDGIDLSGKLALVTGGYSGLGLETTRALANAGAHVVVPARRPADAEAALAGISGTEVGELDLADLTSVEAFAHRFLDTGRSIDLLIAGAGIMAAPERRVGRGWESHFAICHLGHHALVSRLWPALTASGGARVVTVASSGHHSSPMRWHDVHFERGYDRWLAYGQAKTANVLFAVHLDKLGAGHGIRAFSLHPGAILTPLQRHLRPEEMVERGWIDEHGNQADPDFKSPEQGAATQVWAATSPSLDGLGGLYCEDCDVAEIAEEEGEWVGVRPYAIDAGEAARLWKLSDDLTGVSLG
- a CDS encoding sensor histidine kinase gives rise to the protein MLVNLRSHPRAVDVGLTVLIGLSTVVSADDPEGLEWWLTSLAGLASLLVRHRNPLITFSAGMAVSLLHLAMGNDLRPVDVVPLIGLFSVAAWGSRRLSVTLLAAGLLVAGAWTFHASQANSREPGPPPPRIIIIDPLAPFDVDTDHRQVQDWGGFPGIGLSLAVAWLAGLNTRQRRIRLSVLEQRAADLERERDTQAALAVAAERGRISRELHDVVAHSLSVMVLQAQGAQAEMDRRPERAREAMDAVVGTGRTALSEIRRLLGALGQDEPDWEPRPGAERLPRLVADVRSAGTPVEFLVEGEPRPLPSTVDLAAYRIVQEALTNVLKHAGPDASVTIVMRYGPVALEIEVTDDGVAAEPPSCTGHGLEGMRERVNVLGGTFEAGSRPDRGFAVRATLPS
- a CDS encoding MerR family transcriptional regulator, translated to MTELAIGQVTDRTGLSVHALRFYEKEGLLAAPVKRDTNGRRVYTEYDVEWLVNCTKFRASGMPLATIREFAELVRQGPGNEEKRLGLLRAHQDTVRDRIAELADCLELISRKVEVYEEHVARGTADALWR
- a CDS encoding alpha/beta hydrolase family protein, giving the protein MRRLLVAVAVIAGLVSLASPASAVPRLTLPPPTGSYPVGSTDLHLVDRARKDPWVPTGPRELMVSMFYPALLPVGPKRPYLTLAEAKMFLAGSGLPDIDPARVAGIRTSARVDAPPLPGKRALVVLSPGFNKPRTTLTGLAEELASKGFVVAVVGHNYEAFATGFPDGHVTDCVACGSDSKLLPPVRAADVSFLLDTLTSASSPWSRLIDRTRIGMAGHSIGGYSTPTAMVADQRIRAGADLDGRLWSPIPASGIDRPFLLLGRESEYTPAGPDTTWAANWPNLTGWKRWISVAAAAHPSFTDVGVLGEQLGLREPGVLDGARGMQLTRAYVSAFFDKHLYGGRQPLLDGPVAGNPEIKFWN
- a CDS encoding response regulator, translated to MTIRVVIADDQALVRTGLRMILENADDIDVVGEAGDGAEAVGLVADLDPDVVLMDIRMPEMDGVEATVAIAAAHRARVLVLTTFDLDEYVYAALQAGASGFLLKDALAPDLLSGVRVVAAGEATLAPTVTRRLLDRVVTGLPASASDERLALLTGRENEVLRQLARGLSNAEIAEKLYLSPGTVKTHVGRILTKLGLRDRVQAVVFAYESGMLSR